From Alloacidobacterium dinghuense:
GGCATCTGAATCCCCTAAAACTCGACGAACCGGGCAATGATGTGTTCGGTCATACCGCGGACAACATTAGCTGGATCTCGGAGGACGGCAATCGGATCCAGGGATCGCTAAGCCTGACGACCGTAAGGCAACTGCTTCGGAAGATCGCTGCCAATTACGAGGAGCTACACCTCGTCTAGTACAGCACACCCGTGCACACGCGCGCGTGCCTCTTTCGAGAGCTCGCGCGCTTCGATCCTCAGCTTTACCGCCTTCCTGACCTTCTCACCTACTTCGCGTCGCAATTCCGGAGATTTCGGAATTGGAATGACTAACTCGTAGAGACGTTCGCCCAGGCTGTCGATGATGTCCTGTGTGAACTGCTTCGCCTTGACCTGGCGCTGCACGATTGGCGAACTGAGGATCGCGAGTAGCAAATACGGATCCAGCCCAAGCCTGTTCGCATTGACGCGGATCTTGAACAAGTGACTCTGATAGATGATCTCCGTGTCGGCTTCTGAGATGATGGCGCAGGTGCCGACGAGATAGGTGCCGTCCTTCACAAGTAGGATGTCGCCCGCGCGGACGTCCTGCTTGCGCTTGAACGTCTCAAAGAGATTCCTGTCCACGCCGTGCTTCGGGTCGGCCTTTAGCTCCCAGTTGCTTATGTCCGAGGTTCGGATGAAGGGGATCGTTCCGGTCCCGTAGGCGAGCTTTCCTAACTCGTCGCCGGTGGTGACTGACAACACGCCGTCGGTGGCGAGTTCCTTGAAGGAAACAAGAGTGTGTGTCTCCGTGAGGCTTTTCAGTTCAATGGTGATTTGCGGATCGTAATAGCGCGGACAGAGGACGTTCGAACGTACCTCGGTCTTGTTGAGGACGAAGCCCAGTGCCGATTCTTCGAAGCGCTTGTGCTGCTTGTGTAGCTCGAAGTTGTCGGAGATCGCGGGAAGGTCGTTGTGCGGAATCGCCCGTGCACGGGAATCATGGCCGCACCATTTGGCCTCGGCCATGAACACCTTGGCCGATTGTCTCTGGGTCTGCTTCTGCGCAATGAGCAAGCATGTTTTAGTGTGCGTGCCGCCCTTCCCCGATGTCTTGAAGAGAGACTCCGGCATTCCAATGACTGCCTGTATGTCGGCGTGCTGGAAGAGAAACTCCATCACATGCCGGTAAGACTTGTTCGACAGGATGCTTTCCGGGAGTACCATTCCGAGGCGTCCGCCTTCCTTGAGAAGCGAAAGACAACGCTCCACGAAAAGGACTTGAGGAGGAACTTGCATCTGAAGGATGTTCGTCGGAAGCCATTTATTTGAGTGCATGTCGTGCTTCCATTTCTTCGCCAATTCGAACGTCCTCAGCACGTCCGGGTTCGCCGCAACGATATGCACGCCGAAGGGAGGATTGGTGAGAAGCACGTCGAATCCGTCCTTCGGTAGTCTCTTCTTGATCGAACTTTCGCCGTTCGAAAGCGCTAAGCTGTCGGCGAAGATCGCGTGCGGGTGACCTTTCGTCATCAGCGCGACATGAAGCTTTGCGAGCTTGACCAGGTAGGCATCTTTGTCGATGCCGTAGATCGTCTTCGAAGTGATCGCTTCCAGTTCGTTCGTTGGAACGCCCTGGGCGATGAAATGGCGAGTGACGGACGTCAGGAAGCCACCGGCGCCGCACGCGGGATCGATGACTGTCTCCCCGGGCTGTGGATTTAAGGCACGAGCGAGAAAATCGCTCACTGGGCGTGGAGTGAAGAATTGACCCGCGCGGCTTCGAGATTCAGACCCCACGAAGACTTCGAATGCGTCTCCGATGGGGTCGCTCGCTGCGTCGAATAGCGAGAAGTCGCACTCACTAAGGATCATGCTCACCGCGTTCGGATCAAGCATGATTTCGGTGTCTGTATCGTAGATGTCTGGAAAATCGGAGCGCACCTTGGCAAAGACCTGGCGAACTCGCTTGCTTTTCTCCATTACGTCGAGATTGGCGGGGATCTCCGGGGCGGTGGAACTCTCGATATATAGCTTGCAGAACAGGCATTTCAGAACTTCGTCGAGCAACGCATCGTCACGGGTGGCTCCGACATGCTGGCCAGCAAGATAGTTGCGGATATGCCGAAAGGCTTCTTTCGGGGTGAGCATGCCCGGAAAGAACGGCGCCTCTTTACTGCTTCTTCTTGACGATGATCGCTTGCGCATTTGGTCTCAAACAGAATGTGTTTGGGTTGAAGATTACTACAATTCCTGTGGGGACGGTTAAGCGATTGATCTAAAAAGGCAGCTTCCCTGACAAGTGCCCTCCAGCTCATGTTTATGGATTTGCCCTATTCGGACAGAATGGGCATGATAGGGACAGATCAGGGACAGGTACCGTGTAGTGCTAAAGTGTTTTCAGTCGTTTAGCGTCGCCATTAGTGCCGCTCAATTGTTGAAAACAAAGGATTTAGTTGCCCTCATAACCCAAAGGTCGCTGGTTCAAATCCAGCCCCCGCAACCATTAGATTAAATAGGTTACGAGAGATTGCCCCGTTAACGGGGGAACAAAAGGGAACATTAGGGGCCGCAGGCATGCGGCCCTTTTCGCTTCCCGGTTGTGGTGATGGAGCTAGAACCAGGCGAACGACCTTGCTGTTCGCGGTTCGCTTGCTCTCCAACATGGCAGAGCCGTATACATTCATCGTGGTCTGAATGTTGGCGTGCCGCATCAGTTCCTGTTGCACCTTCATCGGCGCGCCAGTTTCGTCGAGAAGAGTGCAATAGGTGTGGCGGAACGTATGCCAGCCGATCCTTTCGAGACCCAGCTTTTCTCCCGCCGGCCGTATATGGTTCTTGCAAATCTCGCTCGCGTGATATGGATTTGCAGTTGCCGGGTTTGCAAACAGCCAACCAGGCGCGCTTGCTGGACAGCGTTGCTGCCAGTCGAGCAAGACCTGAGCAACAGCAGGGTCGAGCGGGATGTCATCTTCCGAGTATTCGCTTTTGACGCGGCCCTTCTACGTCAAGGTTGATGCATCCCAGGCATCTGCACGGAATCCTTAGCAAACAGAGGAATCGAGAGGAAATAGTGAGGACAAAGAAGGAGTCGGACTCTTCTACGTTAACCAGAAACTAACACGCCGGGTAGCTGCTCCTGAGCCAATAGATGTAAAACTCGCCGCTTGATCTCATCACGAGTCTGCCGCACGGATTCAATTCCCTGTCCTTTGGGATCTGGTAACGGCCAGTCATCCCGGCGAAGACCAGGGACATAGGGACACTCATCCCCGCAACCCATCGTGATCAGCATTTCAGCATTCTGCGCAAGTTCCGCGGTAAGTTTCTGTGGCTTGGCATGGCTCAAGTCAATTCCAACCTCACGCATCGCGTCGACCACTACCGGATGCACATGTTCCGCCGGATGAGTCCCTGCAGAAATGGCCCGCGCTAATCCCGGATCCGCAAATTGATTGAAGAACGCTGCCGACATCTGTGACCGACCGGCATTGTGAACGCAGG
This genomic window contains:
- a CDS encoding N-6 DNA methylase, giving the protein MRKRSSSRRSSKEAPFFPGMLTPKEAFRHIRNYLAGQHVGATRDDALLDEVLKCLFCKLYIESSTAPEIPANLDVMEKSKRVRQVFAKVRSDFPDIYDTDTEIMLDPNAVSMILSECDFSLFDAASDPIGDAFEVFVGSESRSRAGQFFTPRPVSDFLARALNPQPGETVIDPACGAGGFLTSVTRHFIAQGVPTNELEAITSKTIYGIDKDAYLVKLAKLHVALMTKGHPHAIFADSLALSNGESSIKKRLPKDGFDVLLTNPPFGVHIVAANPDVLRTFELAKKWKHDMHSNKWLPTNILQMQVPPQVLFVERCLSLLKEGGRLGMVLPESILSNKSYRHVMEFLFQHADIQAVIGMPESLFKTSGKGGTHTKTCLLIAQKQTQRQSAKVFMAEAKWCGHDSRARAIPHNDLPAISDNFELHKQHKRFEESALGFVLNKTEVRSNVLCPRYYDPQITIELKSLTETHTLVSFKELATDGVLSVTTGDELGKLAYGTGTIPFIRTSDISNWELKADPKHGVDRNLFETFKRKQDVRAGDILLVKDGTYLVGTCAIISEADTEIIYQSHLFKIRVNANRLGLDPYLLLAILSSPIVQRQVKAKQFTQDIIDSLGERLYELVIPIPKSPELRREVGEKVRKAVKLRIEARELSKEARARVHGCAVLDEV
- a CDS encoding tyrosine-type recombinase/integrase, producing MPLDPAVAQVLLDWQQRCPASAPGWLFANPATANPYHASEICKNHIRPAGEKLGLERIGWHTFRHTYCTLLDETGAPMKVQQELMRHANIQTTMNVYGSAMLESKRTANSKVVRLVLAPSPQPGSEKGRMPAAPNVPFCSPVNGAISRNLFNLMVAGAGFEPATFGL
- a CDS encoding arsenate reductase ArsC, producing MRTFIFACVHNAGRSQMSAAFFNQFADPGLARAISAGTHPAEHVHPVVVDAMREVGIDLSHAKPQKLTAELAQNAEMLITMGCGDECPYVPGLRRDDWPLPDPKGQGIESVRQTRDEIKRRVLHLLAQEQLPGVLVSG